In Spirosoma aureum, a single genomic region encodes these proteins:
- a CDS encoding sulfatase family protein: MVFISKRSSRLLLSVLTAIGVGLSISAWIMKPAPTPPPNIVLFFMDDLGYGDLSCTGALDYTTPNLDRMAAEGTRFTNFLAAQAVCSASRAALLTGCYPNRLGISGALGPNSPIGLNPNEETLADLLKEKGYATGMFGKWHLGDNKQFLPLQQGFDEYYGVPYSHDMWPLHPAQAQANYPALRWIDGNEPKQEIKNLDDASQITGTITERAVSFIRNHKKKPFFLYVPHPLPHVPLAASPKFKGKSTRGIFGDVLTELDWSVGQILGELKQQGIDKNTLVIFISDNGPWLNYGDHAGSSGGFREGKGTSFEGGHRVPCLVRWPGVVPAGRVSNKLLTTMDVLPTVVKLCGARLPKQQIDGVDWIALLKGDNTVTPRDHFYYYYRKNSLEAVRQGDWKLVFPHPGRTYEGFLPGQGGKPGPSTETHEFPAGLYDLRRDPGERYDVREQHPELVAKLEKLAEEARADLGDDLQKRTGANVREPGRISK, encoded by the coding sequence ATGGTATTTATCTCGAAACGTTCGTCTCGCCTTCTTTTGAGTGTCTTGACAGCCATTGGCGTTGGGCTGTCAATCAGCGCCTGGATTATGAAACCGGCTCCAACGCCCCCGCCAAACATTGTCCTGTTTTTCATGGATGATTTGGGTTATGGTGATTTGTCCTGCACAGGCGCGCTGGACTACACCACGCCGAACCTTGATCGGATGGCCGCCGAAGGCACACGCTTTACAAACTTTCTGGCAGCTCAGGCCGTTTGCAGCGCGTCGCGGGCAGCTTTGCTCACGGGTTGTTATCCCAATCGTCTGGGAATTTCAGGAGCTCTCGGGCCCAATTCGCCCATTGGCCTCAACCCGAACGAGGAAACACTTGCCGATTTACTTAAAGAAAAAGGCTATGCGACAGGGATGTTCGGCAAATGGCATCTGGGCGACAATAAGCAGTTTCTGCCGCTGCAACAGGGTTTCGATGAGTATTATGGTGTCCCCTATTCGCACGATATGTGGCCGCTTCATCCCGCCCAGGCTCAGGCTAACTATCCCGCTTTGCGGTGGATAGACGGCAATGAGCCTAAGCAGGAAATCAAAAATTTAGACGATGCCTCCCAAATTACAGGCACGATTACCGAGCGAGCGGTTTCATTCATTCGGAATCATAAGAAAAAACCATTCTTTCTATACGTACCGCATCCCTTACCGCACGTACCACTGGCCGCTTCTCCTAAATTTAAAGGAAAGAGTACCCGGGGTATTTTCGGGGACGTATTGACAGAACTAGATTGGTCCGTTGGTCAGATTCTAGGTGAACTGAAGCAACAGGGGATTGATAAAAATACCCTCGTTATTTTTATCAGCGACAACGGTCCCTGGCTGAACTATGGTGACCATGCAGGCTCGTCGGGTGGTTTCCGGGAAGGAAAAGGAACATCATTTGAAGGTGGACACCGGGTTCCCTGTCTGGTTCGCTGGCCGGGTGTGGTGCCCGCCGGTCGGGTGAGCAATAAGTTGCTGACAACGATGGATGTCCTGCCAACGGTGGTAAAACTCTGTGGAGCACGCTTACCGAAACAACAAATTGACGGTGTCGACTGGATCGCATTGTTAAAAGGTGATAACACCGTAACGCCCCGTGACCACTTCTACTATTATTACCGAAAAAACAGCCTCGAAGCAGTTCGACAGGGTGATTGGAAACTAGTGTTTCCTCATCCCGGCCGAACGTATGAAGGATTTCTGCCGGGGCAGGGAGGTAAGCCAGGTCCCAGTACGGAGACCCATGAATTTCCGGCCGGTCTATATGATCTTCGTCGCGATCCCGGCGAGCGCTATGATGTTCGGGAACAACATCCCGAACTGGTCGCCAAACTTGAGAAACTAGCTGAAGAAGCCAGAGCGGACTTGGGCGATGATTTACAAAAACGCACAGGCGCCAATGTCCGCGAACCGGGGCGCATCAGCAAATAA
- a CDS encoding helix-turn-helix domain-containing protein, whose protein sequence is MDTTSLEELCYRLSTGLSTDLSALLPSDIQQEVGHFNVFSLTDLAQTSHEKPELPYACRAFYKISLLTGRSQAQYVNDTIEITQPTLIFSTPKVPFYWLPEGRQTGQFCVFTAEFLQPTKSGVLLDELPVFKAPGYPIYSLSETDFLHVQAIFEQIHAEMASDYAYKYDLVRTYVLQLIHIGQKLQSSTALHPNHNASARLTSLFIELLEQQFPIENPQQQVRLRTAIDYADHLAVHVNHLNKVLKETTGLTTTDLIAGRIVQEAKGLLTHTDWTIASIADSLGFADVAHFAKFFKRETSFAPGAFRSQVNSLNYT, encoded by the coding sequence ATGGATACGACCTCATTAGAAGAGCTTTGTTACCGACTGTCGACCGGTTTGTCGACTGATTTAAGTGCCCTACTGCCAAGCGATATCCAGCAGGAAGTAGGGCACTTTAACGTGTTTAGTCTGACCGATCTCGCTCAGACGTCCCACGAGAAACCTGAACTGCCCTATGCTTGCCGTGCGTTCTACAAAATCAGCCTTCTGACTGGCCGAAGCCAGGCCCAGTATGTTAACGACACCATCGAAATCACGCAGCCTACGCTGATTTTCTCTACGCCTAAAGTTCCTTTTTACTGGTTACCAGAAGGGCGTCAAACCGGTCAGTTCTGTGTCTTTACAGCCGAGTTTCTTCAGCCAACCAAAAGCGGTGTCCTGCTGGACGAACTGCCCGTTTTCAAGGCACCGGGTTACCCGATCTACAGCTTGTCCGAAACGGATTTTCTACATGTACAGGCTATTTTTGAACAGATTCATGCCGAAATGGCTTCTGATTACGCCTATAAATATGACCTGGTGCGTACCTACGTACTGCAATTGATTCACATCGGCCAGAAGTTACAGTCAAGTACGGCCCTGCACCCTAACCACAATGCATCAGCCCGGCTGACATCGTTGTTTATTGAATTATTGGAGCAGCAGTTTCCAATCGAAAACCCCCAGCAGCAAGTACGCCTACGCACAGCCATAGACTATGCCGATCACCTGGCAGTTCATGTCAACCACCTAAACAAGGTGCTTAAAGAAACAACTGGACTCACAACCACCGATCTTATTGCCGGGCGCATCGTGCAGGAAGCGAAGGGCTTATTGACCCATACCGACTGGACCATCGCCAGCATTGCCGACAGCCTTGGTTTTGCGGATGTTGCGCACTTTGCCAAATTCTTCAAACGGGAGACATCCTTTGCTCCAGGTGCTTTTCGTTCGCAGGTTAATAGTTTGAATTATACATAA
- a CDS encoding SDR family NAD(P)-dependent oxidoreductase: MTTDKIALVTGGSRGIGKNIALSLAQKGIDVLLTYHSNQVEAQTTVTEIESLGRKAVALPLNTADTSTFDTFFQQVVSTLQTSFGTDRFDFLINNAGTSLSALITDTKEAQFDEMMNIHLKGVYFLTQKALPLLHDGGRIINISSGVTRYSYAGASAYGIMKGAVDVFTRYLALELGGRGISANVVAPGAVFGGGAMEDTPAIREYVAGITALGRVGLPDDIGGVVAFLCSEEAKWVNGQRIELTGGMNL; encoded by the coding sequence ATGACAACTGACAAAATCGCACTGGTAACCGGCGGGAGCCGGGGTATCGGCAAAAACATTGCCCTGAGTCTGGCCCAAAAAGGAATCGACGTACTACTGACCTACCATAGCAATCAGGTCGAAGCGCAAACCACTGTAACAGAAATAGAATCCCTTGGCCGTAAAGCGGTAGCTTTGCCCCTCAACACAGCCGACACCAGCACTTTCGACACTTTTTTCCAACAAGTCGTTTCAACGTTGCAAACCAGCTTCGGAACAGACCGTTTCGATTTTCTCATCAACAATGCCGGGACGAGCCTTTCGGCCCTTATTACGGACACTAAGGAGGCCCAGTTTGACGAAATGATGAATATTCATCTTAAAGGTGTCTACTTTCTAACTCAAAAGGCATTGCCTTTGCTACACGACGGCGGCCGTATCATCAACATCTCTTCTGGCGTAACGCGGTATTCTTACGCTGGTGCCTCGGCTTACGGGATCATGAAAGGGGCGGTGGACGTATTTACCCGGTATCTGGCTCTTGAGTTGGGCGGGCGAGGTATTTCGGCCAATGTGGTAGCGCCCGGAGCTGTTTTTGGCGGTGGAGCTATGGAAGATACCCCAGCCATACGCGAGTATGTGGCTGGAATAACGGCTCTGGGGCGCGTTGGCCTGCCCGACGACATTGGTGGCGTAGTCGCATTCCTGTGCAGCGAAGAAGCCAAATGGGTCAATGGCCAGCGCATTGAGCTAACAGGTGGCATGAACCTGTAG
- a CDS encoding class I adenylate-forming enzyme family protein, producing MYPLTINHWLTQHAQFRPNHLAFVFGDIRLTFADLNQSVNRMANALLIAGIGKGDKVATVLPNSRELYEAFWAVAKLGAVLVPMSPLLRGNGLINLLNDADSTVVLTDTAHAPFLDEVRSELTIPAKNYWLTDGEQPGWQSYAVLWRTASPADPPSPDLLGDDLYNIMYSSGTTGTPKGIMHSHFVRSMYGSLFANAFRIKPESAIMHSGAIVFNGAMLTFMPAMFIGCTYILLKEFTTQSVIRTIASEGVTHTILVPTQIASCLHYPEFTIDTLPTIEYILSVGAPLLNEQKEVLISRFPDTFYELYGLTEGFITVLDKTVSAEKTGSVGRPIWFSEMKIVDDDGHERPTGEVGEIIGRAPFLMAGYYKKPALTNEALRNGWLYTGDLGYVDQDGYLFLAGRKKDLIISGGVNVYPKDIEEIIIRHPAVAEVAVFGIPHDDWGETPVAAIRLTTTISITELTDWANKNIEARYQKIAAVMLVDEFPKNVAGKILKNELRERYWKR from the coding sequence ATGTATCCGCTTACCATTAATCATTGGCTGACACAGCACGCTCAATTCCGGCCCAACCACCTGGCGTTCGTCTTTGGCGATATACGCCTTACGTTTGCTGACCTGAACCAGAGTGTTAACCGGATGGCTAATGCATTACTGATAGCAGGTATTGGCAAAGGCGACAAGGTAGCGACCGTATTACCGAATAGCCGCGAACTGTATGAAGCGTTCTGGGCCGTAGCCAAACTGGGCGCAGTGCTGGTTCCGATGAGCCCGCTGCTACGAGGGAACGGATTAATCAACCTGCTTAATGATGCTGATTCAACGGTAGTTCTGACCGATACTGCCCACGCTCCCTTTCTCGACGAAGTTCGGAGCGAATTAACGATTCCCGCTAAAAACTACTGGCTGACCGACGGAGAGCAACCCGGCTGGCAGTCGTATGCTGTTTTATGGAGAACCGCTTCGCCTGCCGATCCGCCTTCGCCTGACCTCCTTGGTGATGATCTGTATAATATTATGTACAGCAGCGGCACAACCGGAACGCCCAAGGGCATTATGCACTCCCACTTTGTCCGCTCCATGTATGGGTCTCTTTTTGCGAACGCCTTCCGCATTAAGCCCGAAAGTGCCATTATGCACTCGGGGGCTATCGTATTCAACGGGGCAATGCTGACGTTTATGCCTGCCATGTTCATTGGCTGTACGTACATATTGCTCAAAGAATTTACAACTCAGTCAGTGATCAGAACTATAGCCAGTGAGGGCGTGACACACACCATTTTGGTTCCTACACAAATCGCTTCATGTCTGCACTATCCAGAATTTACCATCGATACATTACCCACAATCGAATACATTCTGTCGGTGGGGGCACCTTTGCTGAATGAGCAGAAAGAGGTATTGATCAGTCGATTCCCGGATACTTTTTACGAGTTATATGGGTTAACAGAAGGCTTCATTACTGTTCTGGATAAAACCGTTTCAGCCGAAAAAACCGGCTCAGTCGGGCGCCCGATCTGGTTTTCGGAGATGAAAATCGTGGACGATGATGGACACGAACGCCCAACAGGTGAAGTTGGCGAAATCATTGGCCGGGCACCTTTTCTGATGGCGGGCTATTATAAAAAACCTGCTCTAACCAACGAAGCGCTTCGGAACGGCTGGCTTTACACCGGAGATCTGGGCTATGTGGACCAGGACGGGTACCTTTTCCTGGCGGGTCGTAAGAAAGACCTCATTATTTCGGGTGGGGTAAACGTTTATCCGAAAGATATTGAAGAAATAATCATTCGTCATCCGGCCGTAGCCGAGGTAGCCGTATTTGGTATCCCGCATGACGATTGGGGCGAAACACCCGTTGCGGCCATCCGGCTGACCACGACAATCTCAATTACTGAACTAACCGACTGGGCGAATAAAAACATAGAAGCCCGATACCAGAAGATAGCTGCGGTAATGCTAGTCGATGAATTTCCGAAGAACGTAGCCGGAAAAATTCTCAAAAACGAATTGCGGGAACGGTATTGGAAACGCTAA
- a CDS encoding tannase/feruloyl esterase family alpha/beta hydrolase: protein MIYKNSLFAIALFLLLCISHLNAQNNPTKGPAVDCPCQQLANIAFPGATITTTECVDAGAFTPPGSTQAITNLPAFCRVAATLKPTPESMIRIEVWLPQTNWNERLLGTGTGGGAGAIAYGSLANGLKRGFATTNTDMGTSPNANEAVGHPERWTDFGHRATHVMTTTAKAITQAYYKKPAHHAYFAGCSTGGQQALMEAQRYPDDYNGILAGAPANNRTHLHTGFVWNYKVTNQVPGSAFLPKEKIALITNAVIKACAGKDGGAPGDNFLTNPGLCKFDPETLPKCPNGTDDGTCLTSAQLTALKQIYAGPTNPRTGERIYTPLPIGSENITSGIDYQQNPNQAPSSLFYQYKWTFGANFDYTRFDFDRDQDKMDSLLAPILNANNPDLEPLKKRGGKILMYSGTADPLVPYQDAVNYYERVIKAQGGTKPTGDFFRFFLIPGMAHCGGGPGLNDCGQNLALNVPQDSDHDVLTALIRWVEQGIAPDKFTATAFTGGVPANGIRFQRPIYPYPKLPKYISGDPNAPASYQGIDFPRPTILAPAEKYLK, encoded by the coding sequence ATGATTTATAAAAATTCTCTCTTTGCTATAGCGCTCTTTTTACTGCTGTGTATTAGCCATCTAAATGCCCAGAATAATCCAACAAAAGGGCCAGCCGTTGATTGCCCTTGTCAACAGTTGGCCAACATAGCCTTTCCAGGGGCAACCATCACAACAACTGAATGTGTCGATGCGGGAGCATTTACGCCACCAGGGAGTACGCAGGCAATCACGAATCTGCCCGCTTTTTGCCGGGTTGCCGCCACCTTAAAACCCACACCCGAATCAATGATTCGGATCGAAGTATGGTTACCACAAACCAACTGGAATGAACGGTTGCTGGGCACAGGTACAGGTGGAGGAGCAGGCGCGATTGCCTACGGATCACTGGCCAATGGGTTAAAACGCGGATTTGCCACAACCAACACCGACATGGGCACCTCCCCTAACGCCAATGAAGCCGTTGGCCACCCCGAACGATGGACAGATTTTGGGCACCGGGCCACGCACGTGATGACAACGACGGCCAAAGCGATCACCCAGGCTTACTATAAAAAACCAGCTCACCACGCTTACTTCGCAGGCTGCTCAACGGGCGGCCAGCAAGCGTTAATGGAAGCGCAGCGGTATCCGGACGATTATAATGGAATCCTGGCCGGAGCACCTGCCAACAATCGCACTCATTTACATACGGGCTTTGTCTGGAACTACAAGGTAACCAACCAGGTCCCAGGTAGCGCATTCCTTCCAAAAGAGAAAATAGCATTGATCACCAATGCCGTTATCAAAGCCTGTGCCGGTAAGGATGGTGGAGCACCCGGTGATAATTTTCTGACCAACCCAGGACTCTGCAAGTTCGATCCGGAAACGCTCCCTAAATGCCCGAATGGCACTGACGATGGCACTTGCCTCACCAGTGCCCAACTGACCGCACTGAAACAAATCTATGCCGGGCCGACCAATCCCCGAACGGGCGAACGGATTTACACACCGCTACCCATCGGGAGCGAAAACATCACGTCAGGAATTGATTACCAGCAAAATCCCAATCAGGCTCCATCCTCCCTTTTTTACCAATACAAATGGACCTTCGGGGCCAATTTCGATTATACCCGGTTTGATTTTGATCGGGATCAGGATAAAATGGATTCCTTACTGGCACCGATCCTCAACGCAAACAATCCTGATCTGGAGCCGCTGAAAAAACGTGGAGGGAAAATTTTGATGTATTCGGGAACCGCCGACCCCCTGGTTCCTTATCAGGATGCAGTTAATTACTACGAGCGGGTGATTAAGGCACAGGGTGGAACGAAGCCAACCGGCGACTTTTTCCGTTTCTTTTTGATACCGGGAATGGCGCACTGTGGCGGGGGGCCAGGCTTAAACGATTGCGGGCAAAACCTGGCCCTCAATGTTCCCCAGGACAGCGACCATGATGTCCTGACGGCCTTGATTCGGTGGGTTGAGCAGGGTATTGCTCCGGATAAATTTACGGCAACCGCTTTTACGGGCGGAGTTCCGGCAAATGGCATACGATTTCAACGCCCGATCTATCCTTATCCCAAGCTTCCTAAATACATCAGTGGCGATCCAAACGCCCCTGCCAGCTACCAGGGTATTGATTTTCCGCGACCTACTATTTTAGCGCCAGCGGAGAAATATCTGAAGTAA
- the sufC gene encoding Fe-S cluster assembly ATPase SufC, with amino-acid sequence MLSISNLQASIGDKQILKGLDLEVNAGEVHAIMGPNGAGKSTLASVLAGREDYEVTGGSVLFDGKDLLEMAPEDRAAEGIFLAFQYPVEIPGVSTTNFLKTAMNEIRKYRGQEPLDAVQFLKLMKEKMKLVNIDQSLLSRSLNEGFSGGEKKRNEIFQMAMLEPKLAILDETDSGLDIDALRIVADGVNKLRSPERATIVVTHYQRLLDYIVPDYVHVLYKGRIVKSGPKELALELEEKGYDWIKAEAV; translated from the coding sequence ATGTTATCGATCAGCAATTTACAGGCCTCCATTGGCGACAAACAAATATTAAAAGGCCTCGACCTTGAAGTCAATGCCGGTGAAGTTCATGCGATTATGGGTCCAAACGGAGCAGGCAAGAGTACGTTAGCTTCCGTATTGGCCGGTCGTGAAGATTATGAAGTAACAGGTGGCAGCGTATTATTCGACGGTAAAGATCTTCTTGAGATGGCACCCGAAGATCGGGCAGCCGAAGGAATTTTCCTGGCGTTTCAGTATCCAGTCGAGATTCCGGGAGTGAGTACAACGAACTTCCTGAAGACGGCCATGAATGAGATCCGTAAATATCGCGGACAGGAACCGCTCGACGCCGTGCAGTTTCTGAAGCTGATGAAAGAGAAAATGAAGCTCGTCAATATCGATCAGTCTTTGTTAAGCCGATCACTGAACGAGGGCTTTTCGGGCGGAGAAAAGAAGCGGAATGAAATCTTCCAGATGGCTATGCTCGAACCCAAATTAGCGATTCTGGACGAAACCGATTCGGGTCTGGATATTGATGCTTTGCGTATTGTAGCCGACGGTGTCAATAAGCTTCGGTCGCCGGAACGGGCAACGATCGTTGTAACGCACTACCAACGCTTGCTGGATTACATCGTTCCAGATTATGTGCACGTATTGTATAAAGGCCGTATTGTTAAATCAGGCCCGAAAGAACTGGCACTCGAACTGGAAGAAAAAGGTTACGACTGGATTAAAGCCGAAGCCGTATAA
- the sufD gene encoding Fe-S cluster assembly protein SufD, with translation MNPSYASYNDFKNQLLAAFRTNEERMNGESKTPLHQLRRAALNQFDLLGFPTIRHEEWKYSNVSGLFKEAFDLDSTTTLTADDLAPLEIPNLDGNILYFINGRYQSKLSRIVSPSEQVQITSFAEAIKADPGLIGTHFARYADYKDNAFTALNTALANDGVVIRVPDNKTVEQPIILRFITDARDQNVASQPRNLIILGKNAEVMVAESFRTLGDRSSFVNVVTEIVLDREARMQYYKVQDETQQAYHIGTTQVNQADNSHFYSATVTLNGNFVRNNLNIVLNGQHAEAFMYGLYMPNGRQHIDNHTLVDHAMPNSYSNELYKGILDDNSTGVFNGKIYVRPDAQKTNAYQSCKNVVLSLGASMNTKPQLEIFADDVKCSHGTTTGQLNDEALFYMRSRGIPKDEARTLLLYAFSQDVLSQIKIQPIREYLERVVTEKLTK, from the coding sequence ATGAATCCTTCTTACGCATCATATAACGATTTCAAGAACCAGCTTCTGGCGGCTTTCCGAACCAACGAAGAGCGCATGAATGGGGAAAGTAAAACCCCGTTGCATCAGCTTCGTCGGGCGGCTTTGAACCAGTTCGATCTGCTGGGGTTTCCGACTATTCGCCACGAGGAATGGAAATATTCCAATGTCAGTGGGTTGTTTAAAGAGGCTTTTGATCTTGATAGTACGACGACACTGACGGCAGATGATCTGGCTCCGCTCGAAATTCCGAATCTCGACGGGAATATCCTGTACTTTATCAATGGTCGCTATCAGTCCAAACTTTCGCGCATTGTCAGCCCATCCGAACAGGTACAGATTACGAGTTTTGCCGAAGCGATCAAGGCCGATCCTGGCCTGATTGGCACTCACTTTGCCCGTTATGCCGATTATAAGGATAATGCATTTACAGCCCTGAATACAGCGTTGGCCAACGATGGCGTCGTGATCCGTGTTCCTGACAATAAGACAGTTGAACAGCCAATTATTTTACGGTTCATTACCGATGCCCGTGACCAAAATGTGGCATCTCAGCCCCGTAACCTTATTATTTTAGGAAAAAATGCGGAGGTAATGGTAGCTGAATCATTCCGTACGCTGGGTGATCGTTCCAGTTTTGTTAACGTAGTGACTGAAATTGTGCTGGATCGCGAAGCCCGGATGCAGTATTATAAAGTGCAGGATGAAACGCAGCAAGCCTACCACATTGGTACTACGCAGGTAAATCAGGCTGACAATAGTCATTTTTATTCGGCTACAGTGACGCTCAATGGCAACTTTGTCCGGAACAACCTGAATATTGTCCTGAATGGTCAGCATGCAGAAGCATTCATGTATGGTCTGTATATGCCCAATGGTCGCCAGCACATCGACAACCATACGCTTGTTGATCATGCGATGCCGAACTCATACAGCAATGAACTCTACAAAGGCATTCTGGATGACAATAGCACTGGCGTGTTTAATGGTAAGATTTACGTTCGTCCCGATGCGCAGAAAACCAATGCTTATCAATCCTGCAAGAACGTCGTACTGTCATTGGGTGCATCGATGAACACGAAACCACAGCTGGAAATTTTTGCCGACGATGTAAAGTGTTCGCACGGAACCACAACTGGCCAGCTCAACGACGAAGCACTGTTTTACATGCGGTCGCGGGGTATTCCGAAAGATGAAGCCCGGACCTTATTGCTTTATGCCTTCTCTCAGGATGTATTAAGTCAGATCAAAATTCAGCCAATCCGGGAATATCTGGAACGGGTTGTAACCGAAAAGCTGACGAAATAA
- a CDS encoding esterase-like activity of phytase family protein, which yields MRTLLLLVLFLVTGKISHSQSLQFTFEGDSTTIPLVRDSLRGISGLDIVPATGDWHLVSDRGWHFIFHNIHSIRDLGDVSRLTRQEKTPFWFESIRYAAGTSTYFWTDEYEYVTSLFYGKSPSDSAKHILLKLPLPGPNKGLEGIAVTPSGALWVAPEAGWEGETRMNQDTITFFYYPNPLLSDPVVERYRYPINRCPFAQGEERLGGISEILAVDNQRLLILERCYDASQKRVTANLYLATQNPATHTLTKELAFDFNRQFLDAVCNLEAMAWADDQKQTLVLIADDNFRRNQTLRNQVIVLRRR from the coding sequence ATGCGAACGCTACTTCTCCTTGTCCTTTTTCTGGTAACCGGAAAAATTAGCCATAGTCAGAGCCTACAATTTACCTTTGAAGGAGACTCGACAACAATTCCGCTCGTTCGCGACAGCCTGCGCGGCATTTCTGGCCTTGACATTGTGCCCGCTACCGGCGACTGGCATCTGGTTAGCGATCGGGGCTGGCATTTTATTTTCCACAATATTCACAGTATTCGCGACCTGGGCGACGTCTCCCGGTTGACACGTCAGGAAAAAACACCGTTCTGGTTCGAGAGCATTCGGTATGCTGCCGGCACCAGCACTTATTTCTGGACCGACGAGTACGAATATGTCACCTCCTTGTTCTACGGCAAATCACCCAGCGATAGCGCAAAACACATATTGCTGAAATTACCGCTTCCGGGACCGAACAAAGGGCTTGAGGGAATAGCCGTTACCCCTTCGGGAGCACTGTGGGTAGCTCCCGAAGCCGGATGGGAAGGCGAAACCCGTATGAATCAGGATACAATCACGTTTTTTTACTACCCCAATCCGCTATTGTCCGACCCCGTTGTTGAGCGATACCGCTACCCGATTAACCGTTGCCCGTTCGCACAGGGCGAAGAGCGGTTAGGCGGTATTTCAGAAATTCTGGCCGTTGATAACCAACGATTACTCATACTCGAACGGTGTTATGATGCCAGCCAGAAACGCGTAACAGCGAATCTGTATCTGGCTACTCAGAACCCCGCTACGCATACATTAACGAAGGAGTTAGCGTTCGACTTCAACAGGCAATTTCTGGATGCAGTCTGCAACCTCGAAGCAATGGCCTGGGCCGACGACCAGAAGCAGACGCTTGTCTTAATTGCCGACGATAACTTCCGTCGAAACCAAACCCTACGCAACCAGGTCATTGTTTTGCGTAGACGCTAA